One genomic window of Coleofasciculus sp. FACHB-1120 includes the following:
- a CDS encoding PAS domain S-box protein, producing the protein MSREFERRLKVQTPKLLKAKEALQAALTQCQQTEAALHEAHEELEKRVRDRTAELAQANKQLHREINECQQTEATLRQNEQMYRRLLDTTGEGIWIINTEGKTTYVNQRTAEMLGYPVEEILSRSAFDFLFEEDVSEVKSYYQRLQQGSQEQHEWRWRCKNNRELWVAARTHLIFSENGQFQGFIGIFTDISNRRQAQEADRESDSLFQATFNQAAVGIAHISLDGQWLLVNQKLCDIVGYTPEELRQRTFQDITHPDDLSADLENVRQMLASEIQTYSIEKRYIRKDGSHVWINLTVSLVREATGEPKYFISFIENINERKQAESSLAQSLKELSDIKFALDQAAIAVATDDKGTINYVNDKFCQISKYSREELIGKTHRLINSGFHSKEFFKNLWATISEGKIWQGEIKNRAKDGTCYWVDTTIVPFINDQGKPFQYLAIRFDITKRKQAEEALRQSEERLRLALEAAQMGIWDWNILTNQMTWTDNNEKLFGLAPGSFEKTYDAFLRYIHLEDRKFVHQAAIRALEENQGYEQEFRIVWPDGSIRWMMTKSQLLCNETGTAVRMIGTTLDITKQKLAQFALTQQTERQRLVAAIAQRIRQSLDLDEILKTTVTEVRELLKADRVIVCRFEPDWSGVVMMESVGSGWMSLQGTAISKPLGEGYVQRHQQGQIIAIEDIYTADLDRYHFDILAEIQVRASLIVPILQRGRDEIFTVAENTGVNAVFCTTSPAPVLWGVLCAHECSEPRQWQQLEIDLLTSLANQLAIAIEQSALFKQVQQMNSNLERQVQQRTTQLQKALGFDAVLKRITDKVRDSLDESQILQAAVRELGLSLNMSSCHASLYNLEQETATICYEYVSSMPSSKGRILQMTAFPEIYQPLRQGKHFQLCSFAANSIHGQAAMLACPMFDDQGVLGDLWLFHRPDYIFKKLEIRLVKQVATQCAIAIRQARLYQASLAQVQELEKLNQLKDDFLSTVSHELRTPIANMKMAIQMLKVSPPGERTQRYLQILQAECNRETELINDLLDLQRLAAASYPSFLATAIDLPEWLPNIVESFRSRIQEREQILQVDIPSDLPILVSELASLERILAELLNNACKYTPPGERIKVTARATSAMMQIKVSNFGVEIPPEELPRIFDKFYRIPRTDRWKQGGTGLGLALVQKLTQHLGGILRVRSASDETTFTLELPLTHPTSGNEKCGDG; encoded by the coding sequence ATGTCTAGAGAGTTTGAAAGACGGCTTAAAGTACAAACTCCAAAGCTTCTCAAAGCGAAAGAAGCATTGCAAGCTGCTTTAACCCAGTGCCAGCAAACAGAGGCGGCGTTGCACGAAGCTCATGAAGAGTTAGAAAAGCGCGTCAGAGACCGGACTGCGGAACTGGCGCAAGCCAACAAACAATTGCATCGTGAAATCAATGAGTGCCAACAAACAGAGGCAACGCTGCGCCAAAACGAACAGATGTATCGCCGCCTTCTGGATACTACGGGTGAAGGCATTTGGATAATCAACACTGAGGGAAAAACAACCTACGTTAACCAACGAACTGCCGAAATGCTCGGTTATCCGGTTGAGGAAATTCTGAGTCGTTCTGCATTCGATTTCCTGTTTGAGGAAGACGTTTCTGAAGTAAAGTCGTATTACCAACGATTGCAGCAGGGAAGCCAAGAACAGCACGAGTGGCGTTGGCGTTGCAAAAACAATCGAGAGCTGTGGGTAGCTGCTAGAACCCATCTAATCTTTAGCGAAAACGGTCAATTTCAGGGTTTTATCGGCATATTTACCGATATAAGTAACCGTAGGCAAGCGCAAGAGGCAGATAGAGAAAGCGATTCGTTATTCCAAGCGACATTCAACCAAGCTGCTGTCGGCATCGCTCACATCAGCCTCGACGGACAGTGGTTACTGGTTAATCAAAAACTCTGCGATATCGTGGGGTACACGCCAGAGGAACTGCGACAGCGCACTTTTCAGGATATTACTCACCCCGATGATTTGAGTGCGGATCTGGAAAACGTCCGCCAAATGTTGGCATCAGAGATTCAAACCTATTCCATAGAGAAGCGCTACATCCGCAAAGATGGTTCTCACGTCTGGATTAATTTGACTGTATCGCTGGTACGAGAAGCAACGGGTGAGCCGAAGTATTTTATTTCGTTTATCGAAAACATTAATGAACGCAAGCAAGCTGAATCGTCATTAGCACAATCGCTGAAGGAACTATCAGATATTAAGTTTGCTTTAGATCAAGCAGCGATCGCAGTGGCAACTGACGATAAAGGAACGATTAATTATGTCAATGATAAATTCTGTCAAATCTCCAAATATTCTAGGGAAGAATTGATTGGAAAAACTCATCGATTGATTAATTCTGGATTTCATTCAAAAGAGTTTTTTAAAAATCTTTGGGCAACTATTTCCGAGGGAAAAATTTGGCAGGGAGAAATTAAAAATAGAGCCAAAGATGGCACTTGTTACTGGGTCGATACCACCATTGTGCCATTTATAAACGACCAAGGAAAACCCTTCCAGTATTTAGCAATTCGATTTGATATCACGAAACGCAAGCAAGCAGAAGAGGCACTGCGACAAAGTGAGGAGCGATTGAGACTAGCTCTAGAAGCTGCACAAATGGGCATTTGGGACTGGAACATACTCACGAATCAAATGACCTGGACTGACAACAATGAAAAGTTATTTGGTCTAGCTCCGGGTAGCTTTGAAAAAACCTATGACGCCTTTCTCAGATACATTCATCTAGAAGATCGCAAATTTGTACACCAAGCAGCGATTCGTGCCTTGGAAGAAAATCAGGGCTACGAACAGGAATTTCGCATTGTTTGGCCTGATGGTAGCATTCGTTGGATGATGACAAAAAGTCAGTTGCTGTGCAATGAAACTGGCACAGCGGTACGGATGATTGGCACTACCCTCGATATCACCAAACAGAAGCTTGCACAATTTGCGTTAACGCAGCAGACTGAACGACAGCGATTGGTGGCAGCGATCGCTCAACGCATACGCCAATCTCTAGACTTAGACGAGATTCTCAAGACGACCGTTACTGAAGTCCGAGAATTACTCAAGGCCGACCGGGTAATCGTTTGCCGTTTCGAGCCAGACTGGAGTGGAGTTGTGATGATGGAATCGGTTGGTTCTGGTTGGATGTCTCTCCAGGGAACCGCCATTTCAAAGCCGCTGGGAGAAGGTTATGTCCAGCGCCATCAACAAGGGCAAATCATCGCGATAGAAGATATCTATACCGCAGATTTAGATCGATATCATTTTGACATCCTGGCTGAGATTCAAGTCAGGGCGAGTTTGATCGTCCCGATTTTGCAAAGAGGCAGGGACGAAATCTTCACCGTCGCGGAAAATACGGGAGTGAATGCGGTGTTTTGCACTACTTCCCCTGCGCCCGTACTGTGGGGGGTGCTATGTGCCCATGAGTGTTCAGAACCCCGACAGTGGCAGCAATTGGAAATTGACTTGCTCACTTCATTGGCAAATCAGTTAGCGATCGCCATTGAGCAATCGGCACTCTTTAAGCAGGTGCAACAGATGAACTCCAATCTGGAACGCCAAGTGCAACAACGAACCACCCAACTGCAAAAAGCACTCGGTTTTGATGCGGTACTGAAACGCATCACCGACAAAGTCCGCGATAGTTTGGACGAAAGCCAAATTTTACAGGCAGCGGTTCGAGAGTTAGGATTATCTCTCAATATGAGCAGCTGCCATGCTTCGCTTTACAACCTGGAACAAGAAACTGCCACCATTTGCTACGAGTATGTCTCCTCAATGCCTTCCTCGAAGGGTCGCATATTGCAAATGACTGCTTTCCCAGAGATTTACCAACCCCTCCGGCAAGGGAAACATTTTCAATTGTGCTCCTTCGCTGCCAACTCGATCCACGGTCAGGCGGCGATGTTAGCTTGTCCGATGTTCGACGATCAAGGGGTTTTGGGAGATTTGTGGTTATTCCATCGTCCAGACTATATCTTCAAAAAACTAGAGATCCGGCTAGTCAAGCAGGTAGCCACTCAATGCGCGATCGCGATTCGTCAAGCCCGACTTTATCAAGCATCCCTTGCCCAAGTCCAGGAACTGGAGAAACTCAATCAACTCAAAGATGACTTCCTCAGCACTGTTTCCCACGAATTGCGGACTCCTATCGCCAATATGAAAATGGCGATCCAAATGCTCAAAGTTTCTCCACCAGGCGAGCGCACTCAGCGCTATCTACAAATATTACAAGCAGAGTGCAATCGAGAAACTGAGCTAATCAATGACCTTCTAGACTTGCAACGGCTAGCCGCTGCGTCTTATCCCAGTTTTCTTGCCACGGCAATTGACTTACCAGAGTGGTTGCCAAATATTGTTGAGTCATTTCGCTCTCGCATCCAGGAACGCGAACAAATCTTACAGGTGGATATTCCCTCTGATTTGCCTATCCTAGTCTCAGAATTAGCCAGTCTAGAGCGGATTTTGGCAGAATTGCTGAATAATGCGTGCAAATATACTCCACCGGGAGAACGCATTAAAGTAACAGCCCGTGCCACTTCGGCAATGATGCAAATTAAGGTGAGCAATTTTGGTGTAGAGATTCCGCCAGAGGAGCTACCCCGCATTTTTGACAAGTTCTATCGTATTCCCCGTACCGATCGCTGGAAGCAAGGCGGAACTGGTTTAGGATTAGCGCTGGTGCAGAAACTCACCCAACATTTAGGCGGCATTCTTCGAGTCAGGAGTGCTTCTGATGAAACAACGTTTACTCTAGAGTTACCGCTGACACACCCCACGTCTGGGAATGAGAAGTGTGGGGATGGGTAA
- a CDS encoding PrsW family intramembrane metalloprotease: MDRFLITAILIAIPTFIYIRIVISIDRFEKEPTRYLIAAFLWGALPAVIGGIILQLILNVPIQLIFGAESLGGQFITTAVNAPVTEEILKGAAVAIIYLWYRREFDGWVDGIVYGAMAGFGFAYVENILYLLGTKTWEEWGQLLLLRVIVLGFMHGFWTALTGIGFGLARHRHNLLAKILLISGGLIAAMSAHLIHNGALILAKASGGATVAIALWNYGFLAALMVVLGFVAADRDREMLKTYLSDEVPTVISAADYEALCNRRSNTLARLRVAPKQKRAFIQTAAELAQKKFQLFKMGEESGNTTEIALLRKQLKQLRN, from the coding sequence ATGGATAGATTCTTAATCACAGCCATTCTAATAGCGATTCCTACATTTATTTACATCCGCATCGTGATTAGCATCGATCGGTTTGAAAAAGAACCGACACGATACCTGATTGCAGCATTTTTGTGGGGGGCGCTGCCAGCAGTGATTGGTGGCATCATTTTGCAATTAATTTTAAACGTACCTATACAACTGATATTTGGTGCGGAAAGTCTTGGGGGTCAATTCATCACCACTGCTGTCAATGCGCCAGTCACCGAAGAAATCCTCAAAGGCGCTGCTGTAGCAATTATTTACCTGTGGTATCGCAGAGAATTTGATGGGTGGGTAGATGGTATCGTCTACGGGGCGATGGCGGGTTTCGGATTTGCCTATGTAGAAAATATCCTCTACTTGCTGGGTACAAAGACGTGGGAAGAATGGGGACAGCTACTGCTTCTGCGTGTCATCGTCTTAGGCTTCATGCACGGCTTTTGGACAGCCCTCACCGGAATAGGTTTTGGTTTGGCACGGCATCGACATAACCTGCTTGCGAAAATACTGCTAATCTCTGGCGGGTTGATTGCGGCAATGAGTGCCCATTTAATCCACAATGGCGCACTAATTTTAGCAAAAGCCAGCGGTGGTGCGACCGTAGCGATCGCTCTGTGGAATTACGGGTTTCTGGCAGCCTTAATGGTTGTTTTAGGATTTGTCGCCGCCGATCGCGATCGCGAAATGCTCAAAACTTATCTTAGCGACGAAGTACCAACTGTAATTTCAGCCGCTGACTACGAAGCACTGTGTAACAGGCGTTCCAATACCTTAGCGCGGTTGCGCGTAGCACCCAAACAAAAACGCGCTTTCATCCAAACCGCAGCTGAGTTGGCTCAAAAGAAATTTCAGTTATTCAAAATGGGGGAAGAAAGCGGTAACACTACCGAAATCGCTCTACTCCGCAAACAATTAAAGCAATTAAGAAATTAA